From the Actinomycetota bacterium genome, the window TATCGATAGCGAAGGCTTATGTTAACCACTAAGATACTAAAAGCCGTGAGTAATGGATGTTGTATGAGCGGATAAATATTGGTGCGAGGTAGAAGATGAAGGCATTACTTGGAAAAAAACTGGGGATGACGCAGGTGTTTATCGAAGGTGACCGGTTGGTTCCGGTGACGGTAGTAGAATTGGGCCCGTGCGTTGTCACTCAGGTTAAGACAGAACAAAGCGATGGATATTCCGCGATTCAGATAGGATTTGAGGATATTCCGGAACGCAAGGCTAACAAGCCGCAAAAAGGGCACTTTGCCAAGCACAAATTGTCTCTAAAGCGCTACCTGGCGGAGGTCAGGGTCGACGACTCGACAGGATACAAGCCCGGCGCGATGTTGACAGCGGAGATATTCGAGGCCGGCGAGCGCGCCGATGTCGTCGGGGTCTCCAAAGGTAAAGGGTTTCAAGGCGTCATCAAGCGACACGGGTTTAGCGGAGGGCCCGCAAGCCACGGTTCGCACTTCCATAGGTCTGGGGGCTCCATAGGCGCCGCCGCCACACCTTCGCGTGTCACAAAGGGAACGAAGATGGCGGGGCAGATGGGAAACAAGAGGATTACCAGCATGAACCTGGAGATTGTC encodes:
- the rplC gene encoding 50S ribosomal protein L3 translates to MKALLGKKLGMTQVFIEGDRLVPVTVVELGPCVVTQVKTEQSDGYSAIQIGFEDIPERKANKPQKGHFAKHKLSLKRYLAEVRVDDSTGYKPGAMLTAEIFEAGERADVVGVSKGKGFQGVIKRHGFSGGPASHGSHFHRSGGSIGAAATPSRVTKGTKMAGQMGNKRITSMNLEIVRVDPEQNIVLLKGAIPGAKGSLVMLKESGKSKKE